A single window of Nicotiana sylvestris chromosome 3, ASM39365v2, whole genome shotgun sequence DNA harbors:
- the LOC138888373 gene encoding uncharacterized protein: MKVVTLFGIMATHPYNTKSKSKLIMARQELDASIIDPSREVEESEIGLKEELHKLKHQMAEMYQTQDNQYYPSEPTFKAPDHYSYTPRIDLPVETEKPPKIPEQEEMFRKVRILEQSLRNMQGLGGQVSVAYKDMCLFPNVHLPVGFKMPKFDLYDGHGDLVAHLRVLCSKMRGASGKDELLIAYFSQSLSGAALEWYTRQDHNIWYAWDDLAQVFTHHFQYNIEIVLDRLSLTKIEKKPSESLREYGFRWREQAVRVNLPMEEIEMVEYFLQALEPTYFGHLISAIGKSFNEVVKMGEMVEERLKSSKIMSYPAIKATTQAIQNGTGGVLGKKKIEDVAMSPEAPNINQNLLPAHAEMHMIETVHKDGKPKKPSQSVMMIRSSKTDRSADKLSMQNDNPPMVVEKRSPSVDVAKQEKPKVIVPGVASKPIIIVEGARTDPIIIKLVTQVLVANTKTVPWNYERVIVTYKGKEVKEEVNEAQGLTRSGRCFALEELRKAKTLRDNPVLVKKPVTEEEADEFLRKIKIQDYSIIEQLRKTPAQISLLSLLIHSDEHRRALMKILNKAHLPNKIIVNHLEKITNKIFESNEITLSDDDLPIEGTEHNRALYLTVKCEDSMVTRLLVGNGSSANICPLSTLNKLKVDDGRIHKNNICVRGFDGRGKDFVGDIMLELTIGPVEFTMEFQVLDVDISYNLLLGRPWIHVAKAVPSSLHQMVKFELDRKEIVVHGDVNLCAFNDTFVPFIEDEEDKGPWVYQMSETVSVEKDPEGEYIPCPKLAFAIVMVETEMLKNGFMPGKGLSAFLQGDNVKKARKLKKKAWSLPKAAPRLSRSFIKAGVVKRSVITVPKPVVDFDEELVKRFQQSRCAVYWAKSEA; the protein is encoded by the exons ATGAAGGTGGTTACTTTGTTTGGCATTATGGCAACCCATCCGTACAACACAAAGTCTAAAagcaagttgatcatggctagacaagaactggatgcaagtatTATTGATCCATCGAGAGAGGTGGAGGAGTCTGAGATTGGTTTGAAAGAGGAGttacataagttgaaacaccagatggccgaaatgtaccag ACCCAAGATAATCAGTACTATCCCtcagagcctactttcaaggccccagatcattactcctacactcctcgtATTGACCTCCCTGtggagactgagaaaccacccaAAATCCcggaacaggaggagatgtttagGAAAGTGAGAATCCTAGAACAATCGCTtagaaacatgcaagggttgggaggtcaagtaagtgtagcctacaaagatatGTGTTTGTTCCCTAACGTACATCTACCTgttgggttcaaaatgcccaaatttgacttgtATGACGGGCACGGAGATCTCGTGGCCCACTTAAGGGTActctgcagtaaaatgagaggagccagtgggaaagatgagctgttaatagcatactttagccagagtctAAGTGGcgcggcattggagtggtacactcgccAGGATCACAACATATGGTATgcctgggatgatttggcccaagtaTTCACTcatcatttccaatacaacatcgagattgttctagatcgtttgtctttgactaagattgagaagaagcctagtgaaagtttaaGGGAATATggtttccgttggagagaacaagcagtaAGGGTTAACCTTCCAATGGAGGAGATTGAAATGGTGGAATACTTTCTTCAGgccttggagcctacttactttggtcatctgatctcggccataggtaagtctttcaatgaagtagtaaaaatgggagaaatggtagaggaAAGGCTCAaatcaagcaagatcatgagctaccCTGCCATCAAAGCAACTACGCAGGCAATCCAGAATGGCACCGGAGGcgtgcttgggaaaaagaagataGAGGATGTAGCTATG AGCCCAGAAGCACCCAACATTAATCAGAACCTATTACCAGCCCATGCTGAAATGCACATGATTGAGACAGTGCACAAAGATGggaagcccaagaagccttcacaatctGTCATGATGATCCGGTCTAGTAAAA CTGATAGATCGGCGGATAAGTTGAGCATGCAAAATGATAATCCACCTATGGTAGTTGAAAAGAGGTCCCCAAGTGTTGatgtagcaaagcaagaaaagcCAAAGGTGATCGTGCCGGGGGTAGCAAGTAAGCCGAtcataattgtggagggtgctcgCACGGACCCCATCATTATCAAACTTGTGACCCAAGTGTTGGTAGCTAACACCAAGActgtcccatggaactatgaacgagtgatagtgacctataaggggaaggaagtgaaagagGAAGTTAACgaggcccagggattaactcgctcggggagatgctttgccctggaagagttaaggaaagctaaaacactcAGAGACAATCCAGTTCTAGTGAAGAAGCCGGTCACTGAAGAAGAGGCAGATGAGTTCTTGAGAAAAATAAAGatacaagattactccattatagAACAGTTGAGAAAGACTCCTGCTCAGATTTCCCTtttatcattattgatccattcagatgagcaccgccgggCCTTGATGAAGATTCTGAACAAAGCTCATCTCCCCAACAAAATcatagtgaaccatttggagaagattACAAATAAGATATTTGAGTCTAACGAGATCACATTGTCGGATGATGATTTGCCtatagagggtacagaacacaatcgagccctctatcttacagtgaaatgcgaagattctatGGTCACAAGGTTGTTAGTTGGCAATGGTTCTAGTGctaacatctgccctctctctactctgaacaagttaaaagttgatgatgggaggattcacaagaacaacatatgcgtccgaggttttgacggAAGGGGAAAAGACTTTGTTGGCGACATCATGCtcgagttgacaataggaccagtcgaattcaccatggagttccaggtactggATGTGGATatttcttacaatttgttgttgggtaggccttggatacatgttgCCAAGGCGGTTCCGTCCTCtttacatcagatggtgaagtttgaattgGATAGAAAAGAAATCGTCGTGCATGGCGATGTGAATTTATGCGCTTTCAATGATACATTCGTCCCGTTTATTGAAGATGAAGAGGATAAGGGGCCGTGGGTCTATCAAATGTCTGAAACAGTGTCAGTTGAAAAGGATCCAGAAGGGGAATACATCCCGTGTCCAAAGTTAGCTTTTGCAATCGTCATGGTAGAAACCgagatgttgaaaaatggttttatgccGGGCAAGGGTCTGAGTGCATTTCTGCAAG ggGATAATGTGAAGAAGGCTAGAAAGCTGAAAAAGAAGGCATGGTCGCTGCCTAAGGCAGCCCCACGTCTCTCCAGGTCTTTCATCAAGGCAGGGGTCGTGAAGCGTTCAGTGATAACAGTTCCAAAGcctgtggttgattttgatgaggaattGGTTAAAAGGTTCCAGCAAAGCAGATGTGCAGTTTATTGGGCCAAAAGTGAAGCTTAA
- the LOC138888374 gene encoding uncharacterized protein, which translates to MSTGRLAKWQILLTEFDIIYVTRTTMKAQALADHLPENSVDEEYEPLRTYFPDEEVMHIDEAEQVEKPSWKLFFDGAANMKGVGIGAVLISETGHHYPVTTQLHFYCTNNMAQYEACILGLRLGVDMGVPEVLVLGDLDLLVHQIQREWETWDLKLIPYRKCLHDLCQ; encoded by the coding sequence ATGtccacaggaagacttgcaaagtggcagattttgctcacagaatttgacattatctatgtgactcggaccacgatgaaagcccaagcattggctgatcatttgcCTGAGAATTCGGTGGATGAAGAGTACgaaccattgagaacttattttcccgatgaagaggtgatgcatattgacgaggcGGAGCAGGTTGAAAAACcaagttggaaacttttctttgatggagccgctaataTGAAAGGTGTGGGAATAggggctgtgcttatttctgaaacagggcatcactaccctgttacaacccaacttcatttctattgtactaacaacatggctcagtacgaggcatgcattttaggATTGAGGTTAGGGGTAGATATGGGGGTTCCAGAAGTCTTAGTTTTGGGAGACTTGGATCTtttggtgcaccaaattcaaagAGAATGGGAGACTtgggatttaaagctcataccatatcggaaatgtttgcatgatctttgtcaatga
- the LOC138888375 gene encoding uncharacterized protein produces the protein MVQGSRQWHEKLPFALLGYHTTIHTSVRATPYLLEYDTEVVIPMKVEISSLRIVVEAEIDDDEWVKTCLEQLSLIDKKRLAVVCHGQLYQKRMARAYNKKLSVYDNVTDNTYEATLLLGLIFDMVRSMGIKAKNGSFGCI, from the exons atggtacaaggttccaggcaatggcatgaaaagttgccctttgctttgctgggttatcacactactaTTCACACTTCAGTacgtgcaactccttatttgttggaaTATGAtactgaagtagtgatacccaTGAAAGTTGAAATTTCATCTCTTCGAATTGTtgttgaagccgaaattgatgatgatgagtgggtcaaaacatgtttggagcaattaagtctgattgacaAGAAAAGACTAgcagtagtgtgtcatggccagttgtatcaaaagagaatggcaagagcatacaataagaag CTGAGTGTATATGACAATGTCACTGATAACACATATGAAGCCACACTCTTGCTGGGTCTGATCTTTGACATGGTCAGATCCATGGGAATCAAAGCTAAAAATGGAAGTTTTGGGTGTATATAG
- the LOC138888376 gene encoding uncharacterized protein, with the protein MSPYELVFGKACHLPVELEHKVCWALKQLNLDIETAGTTRITELHELDEFRHLAFDSTRLYKERMKRLHDQNIVERHFKHGDMVLLYNSRLRLFPGEELETQGIAIREQGTAIRNLETQIGQLASLLSERAPGTLPVDTEKNPKETIKTTKEQKIGESLPKENISSKEVDKQKLSSALDERKHMPVLPFPQKMKRGKLDKCIGKFLEMLKQMYVNIPFSEVLTQMPAYEKFLKEILSMFKKLEGELGVIKSMLVSLQLADQTMSIPEVIIEDILVRVDKFVFPVDFIVVDMEVNKEVPLILGRPFLCISRAILDIYEGQRMPRGGNEKVVFHIRRIMKYPYDEASSYAYFKLYVMGELAEHKLDKLVDDSLERCISQSSIAEDEDP; encoded by the exons atgtcaccatatgagttggtgtttgggaaagcctgccacttgccagtggaacttgaacataaagtTTGCTGGGCACTGAAACAGCTGAACCTAGACATTGAAACTGCGGGCACAACAAGAATcactgaattgcatgagctcgatgAGTTCAGACATCTTGCGTTTGAtagcacaaggttgtacaaggagagaatgaagaggttgcacgaccagaacattgttgagcgacATTTCAAACACGGGGACATGGTATTGCTCTATAACTCAAGATTACGGTTGTTCCCTG GTGAAGAACTTGAGACTCAAGGAATAGCTATCCGGGAGCAAGGCACAGCCATCCGGAATCTAGAAACACAAATAGGGCAGCTTGCATCATTATTATCAGAAAGAGCTCCGGGGACTTTGCCGGTAGACACTGAGAAGAATCCAAAAGAGACAATCAAG ACAACAAAAGAACAGAAAATTGGTGAATCCCTCCCTAAGGAGAATATCAGCAGCAAGGAGGTTGATAAGCAGAAACTAAGCAGCGCACTTGACGAAAGAAAGCACATGCCAGTGTTACCTTTTCCTCAAAAGATGAAGCGGGGGAAACTAGATAAATGCATTGGaaaattcttggagatgctgaaacagATGTATGTGAACATCCCGTTCAGTGAGGTGCTCACCCAGATGCCAGCCTATGAAAAATTCCTGAAGGAAATCCTGTCAA TGTTCAAGAAATTGGAAGGAGAACTAGGAGTGATCAAATCTATGCTGGTATCTTTGCAACTGGCTGATCAAACCATGAGCATACCGGAGGTCATAATCGAGGACATTCTGGTGAGGGTGGACAAATTTGTCTTCCCGGTGGACTTCATCGTAGTAGACATGGAAGTGAATAAGGAGGTACCTCTAATCCTGGGGAGACCATTCCTTTGTATTAGTCGGGCTATTCTTGATATATATGAGGGACAACGCATGCCACGAGGGGGCAACGAAAAAGTGGTGTTTCATATAAGGAGAATAATGAAATACCCGTATGATGAGGCATCTTCCTATGCTTATTTCAAATTGTATGTGATGGGAGAGTTAGCTGAACACAAGCTAGACAAGTTGGTCGATGATTCGTTAGAGAGATGCATTAGTCAATCAAGTATAGCTGAGGATGAAGATCCTTAA